TGAGAAGAGAATTCAAGGCGTGCACATAGCCCAGTATGCAAAAATGCTCACGACAAACACTGAAAAGTATATGGCGGCATTCTCAAAGTATCTTGAGAATAAGATTCCTCCGGAGAGCCTCCCAGAACATTTTGCAGAAGTTAAGAAGGCTGTAATTGCCGCCTTTAAGGGCGAGGGGTAAAAGCATGGCAGTGGATAGAGCTAGAAGTTTGGAAGAGTGGGTTCCCAAAACCCGTCTTGGAAAACTGATTCAGGAAGGTAAAATAACCTCTATTGAAGAGGTTTTTATGGAAGGCTTGCCCATCCGTGAGCCTCAAATTGTTGACGCTTTGCTTCCAGACCTCCAGGAAGAGGTTATAAACATAAATCTAGTGCAGAAGCAGACAGATGCTGGTGAAAAGTCTAGGTTTAAGGCGATAGTTGCTGTTGGAAACAGGGACGGATATATTGGGCTTGGAGCTGGAAAGGCAAGTCAAGTGCGGACAGCAATAGAGAAGGCGGCTGCAGACGCCAGATTAAACCTTGTTCCGATAAGGCGGGGATGCGGAAGCTGGGAATGCGGATGCGGAAAACCCCACTCCGTCCCATTCCAAGTTGAGGGCAAATGCGGCGGCGTAAGAGTTGTCATAATCCCTGGACCAAGAGGCTTGGGCTTGGTTGCCAGCGAAGTTGCAAAAGTTATCCTTGGACTCGCAGGGATAAAAGATTGTTGGACAAGGAGTTATGGTGCAACAAGGACTGTCCCATCCTTTGCATATGCAGTTTTTGACGCTTTAAAGAAGACTTACAGCCTAATAACACCAATGGATTGGGTGAGATAGTTGCCCGAAGAAACCGAAGGCCGAAAATGTATAGCAGCTGTAAGAGTCCGCGGAATTATAAGCGCACCATTGCAAGTTAGGGAAACCTTAAAAATGTTAAACTTGAAACGGAACAATTATGCAGTTTTAATTGATAATAGGCCTTCTTTTCTTGGGATGTTAAAAACAGCCCAAAGCTTTGTTACGTGGGGCGAAATTTCAAAGGAAATCTTGAAGGTGCTGCTGAAGGAGAGGGGGAGACTCGTCGGGAACAAGAAATTGACAGATGATTACGCCAAGAAGCTTGGTTACGCCTCTTTAGAAGAGCTTGCAGAAGCAATATATAACTGCAAAGTTGAATACTGGAAGCTTCCAAACATCCAGCCATATTTTAGGCTGCATCCGCCAACTAAAGGTTTTAAGGGCAAGATCAAGAAAGGCTATGGCGTGGGCGGCGAGCTGGGATATCGCGGCGAAAAAATTAACGAGCTTTTGGAGAGAATGATTTAAGCTCCACTGATGATGTGGCGATACCTTTTATAGTTAGTTTTAGAATGCGTTTGTGTTAAGGGGGAGGAAAAAGCAGCGTGAGATGGCGAAGGAGCGAGAAACGACCAAAATGGTTTAGAACTGCGAAAAGACAGGGCAGGACCGAGGATAAAATTTTCAAGTTTAAAAATTTGAGGGTTGAGGAACGAAGTCCACGCAAGTACAAAAGTTTGAAATCTTTTAAGGTTAAAAATTGGAGGGAACCCGAGCCGCTGGTGGATGTTTTTAGGGAAAAAGATAGGATAGTTATTGTCGCAGAGCTCAAGGGCTTTAAAAGGGAAAACATAAAAGTTCAAGCTGAAAAACGGCAGCTAACTTTGATGGCAAAGGCTCAAGGACGCAGATACTATAAAAGTTTAAATCTTCCAGACGCTGTGATTCCAGAAGCAGCCCGCATAACATATAAGAATGGAGTCCTCGAAATACAGTTAAAGAAAGCCATAGAAGAGAGACCACTGGACAAGGTTGCTGGTTAAAGATGCCCCATAAACTTAGGAAAATCCGCAAAAAACGCGGTTCAAGAACCTGCGGCTACGGAAGAGTAGGACAGCATAGAAAATCAGGCTCCAAGGGATACCGAAGGGCTGGACGTCACAAGCACGGCTGGACATACGTCATAAAATACGAGCCAGAATACTTCGGGAAAAAGGGCTTCACTTCACCTAAAAGTTTGAGGCAGGAAGTCAAAATCATAAATGTTGGAGAACTTGAAGAAATAGCCGAAAAATGCGGAAAAACAGAGAAAGGCAAAATTCTCATAGACTTGGAAGGTTTAGGCTATACAAAGCTTCTCGGCGCTGGAAAAGTAACGAAACCTCTAATTGTTAAAGTTGCCTCCTGTTCGAAATCGGCGGTTGAAAAAATAGAGGAGGCTGGAGGACAAGTTATAGTAGAGTCTCAAAAAGCTGGGGAGTAGCTGTTAACCCATGGCTGGAAGATTCCTAAACATGTTCAAACCCCTTGCGCGTTTCATCCCAGAAGTGAAGGCTCCAGAGCGCAGAGTAAGCTTCAATGAAAAACTCTTCTGGACAGCCATAGCCCTAATAATATACCTAATAATGGCCAGTAACGCTTGCAGCCTTTATGGCATTCAAAGGTCAGAAGAATTCGCCCCCTTAAGAATAATTTTTGCTTCAAGCCGCGGCACTTTGATGGAGCTAGGCATAGGTCCAATCGTGACTGCCGGCTTAATTTTACAACTTTTAGTAGGTTCCGCCATAATAGAATGCGACATGTCGAAGCCTGAAGACAGGGCCTTATTTACAACAGCCAGCAAAGTTTTAGCGATAATTCTCACGGGAGTGCAAGCATCAGCCTACATAATAAGCGGAATGTACGGCAACCTGCCCGGCACAACAGCCATAATCGTTTTCCTACAACTTATAGCCGCTGGGTTCATAGTTCTACTCTTAGACGAGCTTATCCAAAAAGGTTGGGGGTTCGGCAGCGGAATAAGCCTCTTCATAATGGCGGGTGTTGCACAACAAATATTCCTTCAATGCTTCGACATAAGCGGAGCCGTTGATGAATACTACAATCACGGAATATTTCCTGCGCTGGTCAGTGCAATAATTAATGGGAAACCAATTACGGGATTATGGTTAAGAGGCAATCTACCATCCTTAACAGGATTTATAGCGACAATAGCTGCTTTCCTTGCGATAATCTACATGGAAGGCGTTAGAGTAGAACTTCCACTTTCCTATGCCGGTTACCGTGGCTTTAGAAGCCGCTATCCAATAAAGTTATTATACGTTTCGAACCTTCCGGTAATTTTTGCATCGGCGCTTTTCGCCAACATATACTTCTTCTCGTATCTCCTATGGAGCCAACCATGGGGTAGAGACAACCCTTGGATACAACTTTTGGGTTCATATAGACGTGATCCCAATAGCAATCAATACGTTCCCGCAGGAGGCCTTGTATATTTTGTGACTTCGCCGGGCAACCTTACAAACGTGATGCATGAGCCATTAAGAGCCATTGGATATTTAGCAATTCTCATAGTCTTCTGTGTAATCTTTTCGCTTACTTGGCTTGAGGTTGGAGGTTTGGGGCCTTCAACGGTGGCGAAGCAGCTTGTGGATGCTGGCATGCAGATTCCGGGTTATAGGCGTTCTGGTAAAGCTGTTGAGCAGATTCTTAAACGCTATATTCCAGCAGTTACTGTTTTAGGCGGAATCATTGTAGGGTTGATTGCTGGTTTGTCAGACTTCTTCGGAGTTTTCGGCTCCGGAATAGGGATTTTACTTTCTGTAGGCATAATCTACCAGTATTACGAAATCCTGGTGCGGGAGAGGGCTGCTGAAATGTATCCAGCCTTCAGAAGAATATTTGGAGAGTAATGGAGGAAGGCTATGTCCTTCTTACCAACAGAACCTCCGGGCTCAACGCTTTTCATTTTCCTCCTCGCAGCCACAATATCCTTCCTTATTTCCCTTGCAAATCGTCTAACAACAGACCCTGAAAAAACGAAGGCTTGGAGAAAGGAAATCGCCGAGTGGAATGAACAATTACGGGAAGCCCGGAAAAGCGGGAATAAGAAGCAGATGGAGAAGCTTATGAAAAAACAGCAGTATGTACTACAGCTGCAGGCGAAAATGTCTTGGCAATCAATGAAAGTGTCATTCCTCTTCTTCATCCCCTTAATGATAGTTTGGTTCTTCTTAAACAATACATATATCAATAAACCGCCAATGGCGTATTTTCCAGGAATAGGTCCCCAATTACTTTGGCTTCCACCTCTGTTCTGGTGGTACCTTCTATGCTCCTTCCTTTTCAGCACGCTGTTCTCCCATCTATTAGGACTTACAAGCGTGGAGTGATCAGTATGCCTAGACCAGCTCGGCGTACTCGCAGTTGTAAGCGCGTTTTTAAGGCGTTGCCCGGAGGACGTACTGGCGTACATTTTAAACGTGAAGTTCCCAAAAGTGGCGGTTGTGCCCGATGCGGCAAACCTCTTGCTGGGGTTCCTCGTCTGCTACCCCACGAGGCAAGGAAACTTAACAAGACAAAGAGAAGCATTTCAAGGATCTATGGCGGGCATCTTTGCCACAACTGCCTAAAAGCAGCCCTAAAACAAGCGGCACGAACACCTAGTGCCGCATGAGGCTTTTCGTATGGCAAAGGAACCATTAATTATTTGTGTTTGTGGAATGGCTGGAAGTGGAAAAAGCACTCTGGCTAAAAAACTGGCTGAAAAGTATGGACTTAAGTACTATTCCGGCGGGGATGCCTTAAAGGCTTTGGCTTTGGAAAAGGGCCATAAGCCAGCGGAGCACGGTTGGTGGGAAAGCAAGGAAGGCTTATCATTCTTAGAGAAAAGGGAGAAGAACCCAGAGTTTGACAAGGCTGTAGACCAGAAGCTTTTGGAAATTGCAAAACAGGGAAACGTAGTCCTAGACAGTTGGACGATGCCATGGCTTCTCGAAAAAGGGTTTAAGATATGGCTTGAGGCTTCGCCTAGAAAAAGGGCTGAAAGGGTAGCCAAAAGAGACAAAATAACCGTTAAGGAGGCATTAAAAGCCTTAAAAAAGAAAGAAGAGAAGACAAAATTAATCTATAGGAAGCTTTACGGTTTCAAATTAGGTGAGGATTTCACCCCGTTCCATTTAATATTGGACACTGACAATTTGTCCGCCGAAGAAGTTTTTCAAGTCTTAAGCATGGTTTTGGACAAGCTGGTTTTTGGCGAGCAGAACTTCGCGTAAATTTTTTAAAGTATAGAGGAAACTTCTATAACGTTCCTCTAGACTAGAATCCATATTCGAATCCAAATCGTACGCGCGGGGATTGGAGAGCTTGAAAATATTAATTTTCAGCTCTATGATCACTATGGCTTTCGTTCTCGTGATTCTTTATGGGCTTATCCCAATAACTTGGGAAACCGCCCAAACATTGTTCACATACAATCTCCTATTTCTGCTCATTCTTTTGCCCTTAAAAGGGTCTTGGACGAGAAAAATGGCAATACACTTGTTAGGCAATATCCTAAGTTTTATCTGGAGTACCCTCTTCTACCTATCCGCCCACTCAATTGCTGGGCAAGTGGACGGAATGTTTAATGCTTTGTATGTTATTTTAAGTCCGCTGTTGAACGTTTTGTGGGTTGTCGCATTTTGGTCCACAAGTTTAACCTTTTTGGCTGAGAAGGAAGAAGGAAAGCGGTGGAAAGCTTGGTAATAGAAATTTTGGAAGCTTTGCTCATTTTATCGACGGCTTTAATGGCGGCATACCTTGTTCGCCACTACATTTTCACTATAACTGTTGCTAAGAGACCAAAGAAAAATGGAAGTTCTAGAGCTATAAGTGCGGAAACGACTTACAAGCCAAAAGTTTCAATTTTAATACCTGCCCGCAATGAAGAACGTGTCATTGGAAGGATTCTTCAAAGAATGACAGAGCTGACATACCCAAAGGATAAGTTGCAGGTAATAGTGATAAATGATGCTTCAACAGATAAGACAGGAATCATAGCGGAAAAGTATTCGAGGCTGCACCCTTACATAATTGTTGTGGAGAGAAGTAAAGAGGAGGGTGGACGTGGGAAGGCTGCCGCTCTAAACGCTGGAATGAAGTCAGCTGACGGCGAAATAGTCCTATGCTTTGATGCTGACTATTACCCGCAAAGAGACATTGTAGAGAAACTTGTGAAAGAGTTTGATGACCCGAAAGTTGGGGCGGTTCAGGGTAGAGTTGTTGTGCTGAACGAGCCGCAGAATATTGTCACAAGGCTTGTTGCCCTTGAGAGGATAGGCGGATACCGTGTTGATCAAGAAGCCCGCGACAGCCTCAGCTTAATAACACAGTTCGGCGGAACTGTTGGAGGATTTAGGCGCGCACTTTTAGAATCCCTCGGCGGATGGGATGAAAACATTCTGGCGGAGGACACAGACTTAACTTTTCGTGTTTATCTCGCTGGTTACAAGGTTAAATATGTTGGTGACGCGGAGTGCTATGAGGAGGCCGTTGAAAGTTGGCGAGCCTACTGGAAGCAGCGGTACAGATGGGCTAAGGGACATATGCAATGCGCCTTTAAACATTGGCTAAGCGTTTTGAAAAGCAAAAAACTTGGGTTTAAGGAAAAAATTGACGGCCTACTCCTGTTAAACGTCTATTTCCTTCCAATAATCGTCCTTTTCTCATGGATCATTGGAATTTCGCTGACTTTTCTAAAATTTTCGCAGTGGTCTACCCCATTTTGGATGACATTCTCTATCACCCTTTACAGCTCTATTGGAAACTTTGCCCCATTTTATGAGATTGGAGTTGGAGCATATCTTGACGGTAGGAAGAGAGCGCAGTGGCTTGTCCCTCTACTCTTTTTCACCCTCTTATACAATGTTCCTATATGCACAAAAGCCCTCGTCGACATCCTCATTTCAAAAATTCTGAAGAAAAACAACAATTATTGGGAGAAAACCGAGCATTCCGGCAATGGAAACTGTTATATTATGAATGGCACAAAACTTTAAAAAGGTAGAGAATGATTCCGGCTTCGGCTTTAACATCGGCTGTAATGTTGTTTTTTGGAGTTATAACTTTCATTATCATAATGCTTTTACCGGCGCTCATGGAGCTAAAAAAGCCAAAGGATGCGGGTCCAAAAGTGTTGGAAAACGACGAGAGGCATGGAATTAATCTGCTAATTAACATGGAAAGCGAGGCCAAATTTGATTGGGCAACTATAAGAAGAGTTGCGGAA
This sequence is a window from Candidatus Bathyarchaeia archaeon. Protein-coding genes within it:
- a CDS encoding 30S ribosomal protein S5 → MAVDRARSLEEWVPKTRLGKLIQEGKITSIEEVFMEGLPIREPQIVDALLPDLQEEVININLVQKQTDAGEKSRFKAIVAVGNRDGYIGLGAGKASQVRTAIEKAAADARLNLVPIRRGCGSWECGCGKPHSVPFQVEGKCGGVRVVIIPGPRGLGLVASEVAKVILGLAGIKDCWTRSYGATRTVPSFAYAVFDALKKTYSLITPMDWVR
- a CDS encoding 50S ribosomal protein L30; protein product: MPEETEGRKCIAAVRVRGIISAPLQVRETLKMLNLKRNNYAVLIDNRPSFLGMLKTAQSFVTWGEISKEILKVLLKERGRLVGNKKLTDDYAKKLGYASLEELAEAIYNCKVEYWKLPNIQPYFRLHPPTKGFKGKIKKGYGVGGELGYRGEKINELLERMI
- a CDS encoding glycosyltransferase family 2 protein translates to MVIEILEALLILSTALMAAYLVRHYIFTITVAKRPKKNGSSRAISAETTYKPKVSILIPARNEERVIGRILQRMTELTYPKDKLQVIVINDASTDKTGIIAEKYSRLHPYIIVVERSKEEGGRGKAAALNAGMKSADGEIVLCFDADYYPQRDIVEKLVKEFDDPKVGAVQGRVVVLNEPQNIVTRLVALERIGGYRVDQEARDSLSLITQFGGTVGGFRRALLESLGGWDENILAEDTDLTFRVYLAGYKVKYVGDAECYEEAVESWRAYWKQRYRWAKGHMQCAFKHWLSVLKSKKLGFKEKIDGLLLLNVYFLPIIVLFSWIIGISLTFLKFSQWSTPFWMTFSITLYSSIGNFAPFYEIGVGAYLDGRKRAQWLVPLLFFTLLYNVPICTKALVDILISKILKKNNNYWEKTEHSGNGNCYIMNGTKL
- a CDS encoding EMC3/TMCO1 family protein — encoded protein: MSFLPTEPPGSTLFIFLLAATISFLISLANRLTTDPEKTKAWRKEIAEWNEQLREARKSGNKKQMEKLMKKQQYVLQLQAKMSWQSMKVSFLFFIPLMIVWFFLNNTYINKPPMAYFPGIGPQLLWLPPLFWWYLLCSFLFSTLFSHLLGLTSVE
- a CDS encoding uL15 family ribosomal protein; this translates as MPHKLRKIRKKRGSRTCGYGRVGQHRKSGSKGYRRAGRHKHGWTYVIKYEPEYFGKKGFTSPKSLRQEVKIINVGELEEIAEKCGKTEKGKILIDLEGLGYTKLLGAGKVTKPLIVKVASCSKSAVEKIEEAGGQVIVESQKAGE
- a CDS encoding cytidylate kinase family protein; translation: MAKEPLIICVCGMAGSGKSTLAKKLAEKYGLKYYSGGDALKALALEKGHKPAEHGWWESKEGLSFLEKREKNPEFDKAVDQKLLEIAKQGNVVLDSWTMPWLLEKGFKIWLEASPRKRAERVAKRDKITVKEALKALKKKEEKTKLIYRKLYGFKLGEDFTPFHLILDTDNLSAEEVFQVLSMVLDKLVFGEQNFA
- the secY gene encoding preprotein translocase subunit SecY is translated as MAGRFLNMFKPLARFIPEVKAPERRVSFNEKLFWTAIALIIYLIMASNACSLYGIQRSEEFAPLRIIFASSRGTLMELGIGPIVTAGLILQLLVGSAIIECDMSKPEDRALFTTASKVLAIILTGVQASAYIISGMYGNLPGTTAIIVFLQLIAAGFIVLLLDELIQKGWGFGSGISLFIMAGVAQQIFLQCFDISGAVDEYYNHGIFPALVSAIINGKPITGLWLRGNLPSLTGFIATIAAFLAIIYMEGVRVELPLSYAGYRGFRSRYPIKLLYVSNLPVIFASALFANIYFFSYLLWSQPWGRDNPWIQLLGSYRRDPNSNQYVPAGGLVYFVTSPGNLTNVMHEPLRAIGYLAILIVFCVIFSLTWLEVGGLGPSTVAKQLVDAGMQIPGYRRSGKAVEQILKRYIPAVTVLGGIIVGLIAGLSDFFGVFGSGIGILLSVGIIYQYYEILVRERAAEMYPAFRRIFGE
- a CDS encoding Hsp20/alpha crystallin family protein, with protein sequence MRVEERSPRKYKSLKSFKVKNWREPEPLVDVFREKDRIVIVAELKGFKRENIKVQAEKRQLTLMAKAQGRRYYKSLNLPDAVIPEAARITYKNGVLEIQLKKAIEERPLDKVAG
- a CDS encoding 50S ribosomal protein L34e, with the protein product MPRPARRTRSCKRVFKALPGGRTGVHFKREVPKSGGCARCGKPLAGVPRLLPHEARKLNKTKRSISRIYGGHLCHNCLKAALKQAARTPSAA